The genomic stretch ATATGTATTACAATAATCACGTTGGGATAAAATTATGCGCTGTTAATGaatttgttttaatatatatatatatattttggaaagTATCCAAGGTCATAACCGACAGGCACTCACGCAACTTCTgtatttactaaaaaaaaaaaaaaaaaatttttttgattttttttgatttttcgtGGTGGGTATACCATACACTCGAGCCCAAAATATGCCACACTTTACACTGTTGACATGGTGAAGTAGTTGCATCACTTCGGCCACAGCAAGACGCCACGTGGTAAACTTTCCTTGACACACGAATGCAAATATATGGCTGACAACACAGCAGAAAAGCCCACCTATAAAATATCTCCCAAAACGAACCGCCCCCACTGCCTGCAAAAAACgcgaatctctctctctctctctctctctcctcgaAAGCGAAATCGAAATCGAACTATACGAAAAAACAAGTCAGTCTTGAAAACGGATCCGAAAGAAATTACGAACCAGAATAAACtgaaaaccctaaccctagccGAGACTTTTCGTCTTCACCCCACACCGTTGTCTCTCTCTTGATTTTACTGTGCACGTGAAGACCTTAGCCATAGTTagattagggttagggtttttgtgGATAGAGGTGCACGCGAGGTACCGAAGCGGATTagaattagggttagggttagggttagcgCTAGAGTTAGGGTTTCGGTGATGGAATGCGAaggttgtggtggtggtgggcgTTGTTTGTGTCGTCGCTGATGACTGGAGGCCGATGTCACAGGCGGAAGAAAATGATGGGTAGGGGTGCGGACGGAGGTTGCGGCACCGAGGAGCGGTCTTGCCCCGTTTCTAGGGTTCCGGCCAAAATTCCGCCGGGGGCCCAACCGGAAATTCCAGAGAAGCAGACCTCAGTAGACATTGATTTCTACTCGCAGTCTAGGAAAGCGCTCTGTGAGCGCTCGCCTTTCGACGTTGCGGACGAGGCCTCGGCTTTGAGTCTGCCTACTCTGCCCAGCGGCTTGGCCAGCTTCTTGTCGAGGAGTTCGGACAGTCGGAGGCGGCACAAGAAGTCCCATTCGGCCCATTCTGGCGCGGACAAGAAGTCTTCTCGGCCATCTAGGGGTTCCAACATTTGGGCTGAGACGGATGAGTACTTTAGAGACCTGAGATTGTGCGATATTGATGCCTTGTTTGAGGTTTCTTCTCCATTTAGTTCTTTAGCTACTTGGAAGTGTCTTCTGATTCCAATTTCGGAAAATGCTTCGAGGGTGAAAGTAGGTAGTTGTGGAATTGAGAGTGTGAATGAGCATGATGGAAATGGAAGCGGAAATGGTAATGGAAATGGGGTTGTTAAAGAGGAGGTGAAGAGTGAGGGTGAGCAATCATTGGAAAGTGACAGTGTTGGAGACGAGGCAAAGCCTCAGGATGAAAAGGGTTGTTCGGTGTCTGATTCTTCTGGCGGTTTAGAATGGCTTTTAGGAACTAGGAATAAGATTTCTTTAACTTCAGAGCGGCCTTCGAAGAAGCGGAAGCTTCTGGGTGGCGATGCAGGGTTGGAGAAAGTTTTAATTGGTTGTCCTTGTGAAGGGAACTTGTCATTGTGCCACTTTTGCTGTACGGGTGACATGGGAAAGGAGTCCCACCGGTTGATTGTTTGCAGTTCGTGTAAGGTTGCAGTTCATCGGAAGTGCTATGGTGTGCAGGAGGATGTGGATGCAGCTTGGTTGTGTGACTGGTGTAAGCAGAAGAGTGATATCAATAGTAATGATTCAGTGAGACCTTGTCTGCTTTGCCCAAAGCAGGGTGGTGCCCTAAAACCTGTTCATAAGAGGGACGAAAGTGGTGGATCCATGGAGTTTGCTCACTTGTTTTGTTGCCATTGGATGCCTGAGGTCTATATAGAGGACTTGACAAAGATGGAGCCGATCATGAATGTGGGAGGAATTAAGGAAACGAGGAGAAAATTGGTGTGTAACATATGCAAGGTGAAATGTGGCGCTTGTGTTCGGTGCAGTCATGGTACGTTCTGTTGATTCCTTCATTTATAAGaattcttcatttcatttttggttGGTACACGAGCAGAACATTGTTGTAATTGGAATAATGGGCCTACTTGTGAATCTGTTAGACTTCTGTGTTGGGTCATATTTCAGCTGATACGAGTTATATGGTGTTGTATTCTGCTGCTATCTGTGGATCTTAGAAATTCACTCTATATCTGTCTCTCATCAAGCGGAAGGACAATGGTTACATGCCCTTTGATCTAAATGCTTTGTGTAACTGATGTACGATTTGAATTAAAATGAATGGAATCAATGACCTCTCTTCTAAAGTGTTTAAGACTAGATAGTTTTAtctgtatttattttttctgacaATATATTATTGGGGAATGCAAAGGTTTTTGTTACTTTGGAGTTGATtagaatttttgtaatttataagctatgttctcttccttttcttctctctctgttGCACTTGCACATGGGCAGTTCCTTTGTATCTAATAACTGATTTTAGTAGCAATGAAATTGAGTTGAGTCAAATGATAGATGGCTGTCAGGAACAGGGGTAGGCATTGACATTCTCTGATTCCTGGAAACAGTGGGAAAACCTCTCCTTGGGTTCTTAATCAAGCAACCCCGGAGGTCTCAAAAGAACTAGAAAACTCAAAGACAACCTCAATAGAATAATTTACTTATACCTAACACTTCATCAGGAACATTTGTGATTGACGAAGGAATTGTGTTTTTCATGTCCGGTTCCCTCAAGGGGATGGATCCATAATAATTCACCTATcccaataacaaaaaagaaaaaaagaaaaaaaaaaagctctacTTGAATGATCCTGTATTAAGAGCTAAATTGGCTAAAGGTAttggtcatatttttttttacaatgttCTTGTTCTTCATGATAGCATTCCTTTCCCAAGTCAGCCTTTGAAAGTGACGTTCTTTGCTTGGTTGGCCGCACTAGGGAAGATCCTTACCGTGGACAACCTTAAAAAGAGGcatatcattgtggttgattggtcCTGCATGTGTAAGAATAGTGGGGAGTGGGTGTTCTTTAGAACGCTATCTTCAATAATAAAGGGCTGACTTGGGTTGTGCCTAGTCGAGGGGTAAAACTCTTTGCATGCCGGAGAGGGCAAGTTGGTTGGCCTTATTTTGATGCAGTATGGAAGATGATACCATCTTGCCTTATGTTGTGTCTCTCCGAGGAAAGAAATGATTGGAATTTTGAGGATCATGAGCAGACATCAGTAGACTaaaatgctctttttttttttttttttttggttttcctttttttctttaagacacTTTACCATTGGGCTGCCGTCTTTGATTTTAGAGAGGGCAAGTTGGTTGGCCTCATTTTGATGCAGTATGGAAGACGATACCATCTTGCCTTATATTGTGGCTTTGCGACGAAGGAAATAATCGGAATTTTGAGGATCGCGAGTGGACATCAGTAGActaaaatgcttttttttttttttttggtttctttttttctttaagactcTTTACCATTGGGCTGCTgtctttgattttaatatttatagcTTGCAAGCTTTTCTAGATCTCCTCTTCTTTTaattaggtgtttctcttgtatacatattgtgtacttgggttgtgcctttGCGGTTTTTAATAATACTTTcgagtactttaaaaaaaaatattttttctagtAGTACTTCCAGGCACTATTGCATGTCTAGAACCATCAATGAATGGTGAAACTGCAGATCCATGTGCAACAACTTTGGAAATATTGCCTGAATGGTATTTCTTTCCCGTATTTCTGATACTTCCAAGGGCTTGTTTGGGACTATTCTcgagttttttttcttcgatttttttttttttaaagaaaatagtcCAAAATGTGTTTCCAAATGTGTTTTCAGAAACTGTTAAGAAATAATGTTTTCTAAGTTAAGGAGAAACAaagcattgattttttttttttttatgagtgcAAAGCATTGAAAATATCATGCGAGCGATATTGCGAAACCATTTTATTTTGGAGCAAGTCATCTCAGTATCTAAAAATTAACCATCAGAGGTTTCGATTCTGGGTGAAATAGTTGTAAGTTTCCATGGAGGATCTTTGAGCCATTTTTATACATGggatgtttattttttctttgcaaAACTGACCAACTAATTGATGGTGTTCTATGCAATATCTCAAATATGGTTTTAAATCAGTGCTGATTTTATACAAGTCTCCAATGCTTGCTTTAGCAGATATGGACCATAGTATTTAAGAGAGTTTTCTTGATGATTTTGCCCCCATATCAAGGCTCTAggtttatatgtatatatatatatacatatataatatatatttatttatcttttttttttaaaaaaaaataaatgttgtaTCTGAACCTTCTGATTAGGTGTTTCTCTTAATTACTTTTTGTGTTCTTGAGTTGCGCCAtcttgtttttaataaaattttgatttcttatatataaaaaaatgaaattagcTGACCCTGCTGCTTCCTCTTCACGAAAATATTAAGGTACTTAATGAGTAGGAGTTacgttcattttgttttgcatttaattaacactttaactctttacttataaaaaaaaattagcactTAAATCTTTCTTAAAGTTCTCACTGTAAGTTTACAAGGATGGAAACTGTTTTTTGAGATGTAAAGTAGCTAGTTGTTGGGTAATTCCTGCGCTTGCACATTATAGCACCATGAAACTGGTAGGATATACACATTGAATTCTCCTAAAGAAGGAAGCAGGTCCTTGTTATTTAGAACTACCAACATCTATAGATTAGAGCACAAGGTGACCAGTTGTTTATTTAGAAGTTATGCTCATAATGGCTAATGATATAGATTTTTGGGCTTGTATGGAGTTGGAAGCAGGGCTATGTCTTGAGCCTGCATGGAAGTTCAATGTTTTGCGAGCCTCTTTTCTTAGCAGCTGCTGTCCTAGTGCCGCGTCTTGCTTTATCCAGATTTGAAAGATTATCTCACTGAGTTTCAACCACAGTTCTTCAAATCCCTAGTTTTTTTTAGTAGGTCATAAAATCAGAAAGCAAATAGGTATACAAGGAGATCTCCAAATGTCATGATCAAAGTTAAGGATATGAGAAAAAGTTGGACAAACACTGGATTTGGTAAAAAACAACCATCCAGCCATACAAAGATATTAAAAACATAGACTAAATTGAATTTAAGGAAGTCCCACACTATTGAGTATATGGTTGTTGTGTTCTATCCATATTATAAACATAATGCATTATGGAACTGTGCTCCAACTTTTTGCCTCTTGAAGGATTCCCGCATCAAATCCCAAGTTTTTTGCCCTAGTGAATGTTTGATGCTTGGTTGAAGAGCTTTCAGTTGCCAAGTCTGTAAACATGCCACTGTTGTGAATTCTCAGTATACTCAAATGGCTTTTTCATGTGGTTAGAAAAAATATTGGTTTTTCATGTGTTTCTACCATAGGCTCGacattacttatccaaaaaaaaaaagtgtttctaCCATAGGCTAGTAGGAGTTTAGCAAGATTGTGTATATGCATACGTGTCCTTGAGAAAAAAGCAAGCCAAAGGTTGTTTACTGTTAATGTTGAATAGTCCAGAACTGTCAGTGAATCCATGCTGAAGACTTAAATGGTGCATGGCGTGTTATTGATCTTAATGTTATCATCCACTGGGATATAGGTCTTACTCAACTGTGTTCAATGGAACTGTTGAGGTTGTGGAGGGGTTTACTTCTGCAAGTCTTTTGTTGTCTTAACTTTTGAAAGCTTAGTGGTGTTCTTAAGTTTCATCTTATCCATTTCAATGTTTTTCATGTCAAGGACTCTGGAAGAGTTTACGTATTtgttcttcaaaactttgtatctttggacttcTACATATGTTTCTCCTTTGTTGATTTGTTAtagtgattttcttgttctttttgctcctaGCTAGATGTTTCCTcgtgtatacttcctgtgtgcTTATGGGCACCTTTACgcttttattgatatttttcaattacttataaaaaaaaagttatttattttttaataattaatcgagatatcattaaaagcgtaagacACCCcatgtacacaagaagtatacaagcaAAGCCACCTAGGTAGTAGGTGTTTAATTTTGATTGCTGCTTGGAgttttttaattgattgcttatTCTGTGAGTTAATCTGTCAGGCATTGCATGTTTCAGTTACCTTTTTTATTGCCTTGACATTAGTTCATATTTCTTTATTGCTGGATAATCTGTTGGCTCGCAGTGTTAGTGCTTTTCAAATCTGTGTGCCCTTTTTATTGCTATCCTCTTTTTGgtaattgattttttgtttatttatttttttggttgtaatTCTTTTGTTCAGGAACCTGCAGAACTTCCTTCCATCCTATATGTGCGAGGGAGGCGAAATTCAGAATGGAAGTTTGGGGAAAACATGGATGTGATAATGTAAGTTTTCCTTTTGCATTCTAGACTCAAAATTTCTCCTTATATTGTTACTAATGCCTACTTTTGACACATTATCGCTgctactttctctctctaaaccccCTCCCCCCCGCGCTGGCTTTGTGAAATTATGAGGCTTTCTAACTGGGAATACCTATATATTGTGGACTTTCTATAGGTTGAGTTACGGGCTTTTTGCTCAAAGCACTCAGATGTACATGATAATAGCAGCAGTTCACGTGCTGGTGATCCTTCTGTGGCTGTTGGTGGTGACTTCAATGTGGATAACCATCTTCCCATGGCAGCCTCTATGAACGAAGCACACAAGTTGATTGATTGCCAAAATGGAGATAATATTGCAGTTCATCTAGGAACTTCTGATGCTACTGATAAATCGGGTGACAGTGAACTGCAAGAGGTAGGGTGTTCCAATTTTGGTTTAGAAACCAGAGTTATGCCTGAATGTGGTGGTGCACAGCAACTCATTAATGTGGGAGAACTAGGGAGGAGCAATGAGGATGTTAACCTATCTGATTCCCTTAATGTTGCACTGATTTTGAAGAAGGTActtttgtgtgtgtgcatgtgtgcTTTGAAACATTCAATTGTATAATCTCAATATTTATCTTAGCTCCAGCTTGTTGTAAGTCTTAGTGTCTTCTACTTTTGGTAGATGATTGATCGTGGAAAAGTCAATGTGCAAGATGTGGCATTGGAGATTGGCATCTCACCTGATTCATTAACTGCAACACTTGCTGTAATGCACAAactagttatttttatttttatttttaatttttatattagtttCTGAAGCATATAGCTCTTGCTcttttgctctttctttttcgTGATGTTTTTACTTCTCCGTGCAGGATGACTGCATGGTACCTGACCTGCGATGCAAACTGTTGAAATGGCTTAGAAATCATACTTATTTTAGTACCTTGCAGAAAAATCTTAAAGTTAAAGCAAATTCAGCAATTATGTGTAAGGATGAAGTTGGAACAACTGATGAATCTGATGTTGTAGCAGTATCAGAGTCTGATATTCCAGATCCTGTCGCTGTTAAGTCAGTGCCCCCACGGAGAAGAACCAAAAGCAATGTTAGGATTTTGAAGGATAACAAAGTAATATGTTCATCAGGGGAAATATTTGGTGACAATGGGATAGTGATCGATAAGGTTAAAGTAGATCAACCCGGCTGTGAAGAACCAGAAAATTCAAGTAAATTATCAGTCCCCAGTGCTACCGAAAAGGTAATCATTTCATACTATTTGTTTGGAGCTTTTGAAGCAAGTGAAtttgtaaattattatataaatttgGATTGTTTACAGAAGTGGTGTTTAATGGATCagaaagaaactaaattagTGCTTTTGGATTAGGTATCTAAATATGCATGTTGATTTTTGTCCTCTGATAGAAGTTGATATGGGCtcgtacttatcaaaaaataaacaaaaattcgTATGGGTTCCCTGCTGAGAACTGCAAGCTTACTAATACCTTTTACATAATTCTTGTAGTCTGTTCTTCCAGGCAGTGATCACCTAGATTTCTTTTCACGGGCCCAGtagtttttccttctttgtcTTAAAGTTCTTTTATTCCATCGCTATTTGTGTTTTCCTTCTGTTGGAGTAGCATTTGTTGTGAAATGGATCATTAGAGAGAGTAGAAAATGTTAGCTGTagctttttgttgggttttgatcCTCCTCGAGTTTCTTGTTTGATGTTCTGTCCTCTTTTTTGATGAGCTCTAAATTTCCATTAGTGGTGGTTATGATTTCATCAAAATCCTTTTTCAACGGCAACATTTTAGTTTTGATGTCATTTTATTATGAATATTGTAGGTATAGAATTTATTTTGCTCTGGAAAGTTGGTTTCTTCAAGCTCTTTATTGTCAGGTACCTTTCCAGGAAATCTTCCCTGCCATCCTCCAGAATTCTTCCACCCTTGCTAGTTTGAGTAGAAATTGTGTGCCATTTTGATCTCTTTGCCTCTTTTAGTTCGGAAATGGTTTGGAAGTGATGTTCTTGTTTGGAGATTGGGGCTGCTTATTCTAGGGCTAATGCGAGCTAGGATTAGGGGCTAATAATGGGAAAAGATGCGTGCGTGTTAGGGAAGTTAGGGTTTAGAAAGAGGGTTTGCAGGCAAACAAAGGGGAAAAACTCAAGTTTTGGGCTGCTGAAGAGATTTGAGAAATTCTTTGTGGAAGTTAGGGTGGGGATTTTGGGGTTTGaagagtgaagaagaagataaatttCTAACATCAAATCTAGACTTCTAAGTATCATCTGGGGTTTGTTGGCATCACACTTTAGATTAGGGTCAACACAATTCTCTATAAAGGTTTacctttttgaaaatttagcaAATTTATTCTTTGAAAAGAAGGCATtgcattcctctctctctctctctctctctctatatatatatatatatataggataaatAATCGaattatcattaaaagcgtaacaCGCCCTCAGGTGCACAAGGAGTATTCAAGAGAAGTCACCAAAGTATTaaaggcaaaaagaacaagatagtcctttttttttgataagtaaaaagaacaagaaagtcctgataactaatcactaaaagagaaacaaaagcagcTGCCCAGATATACAAAGTGGTGAAGAAAAAAGATATCAACTCATCGAAAGTGCTCATGCGgtcctcaaaacacctatttgtttcttttcttccaaagacaccacaaaaggcacaaaGACATCATCTTCCAAACAGCAGCCCTCTGAGTGTTGATATATATGTGCAATTAAAACTAGTGCTAATAAGATTTGGACTTTATGGTATTGAGTACTTAGCTtaaatttaataacttttaACACctacttatatataaataaaaaactataaacACCCATACATAAAAAGAGCAATAATATAAGAAGCGCATAATATAGCCCAAGCCAAAAGCTACGGGTAGAATCCTTTGTACCCTTTACGATTAGGGAGCATGTCACCTTCCCTTCTCACAAGGATCCTTGGGTATATCAGCTTTaactttataaatgatttgGCGTATTTGAGTCTTTCCTTTGTGACCTATACAGCCCTTACCCAGATTTCCAACAACTACATAAATACCTTTATTTcctttaagaagataaaataaaaccatttttgGGCGTTCGCATCACCATATAAGATTGTGTGGCGGGGTTTTCATCTGAGGGGCCATGGGTAGAATTGTAGAATTGGCGACACTTCAGCATGGTTCAACTTTATAAAATCATTGAAACAATAACTGTTGGAGACAGAACCTGATGCAGACGATTATCTTATTGTGTGTGGCTACAATAAAAGTGATTTCATTTGCTCCTTATGTTTCTTGAAATTTCATTCATTCGTTTGACTCTCCGGAGGAGGGGTTGTCCATTTTGTCTATGTAACATTGATACCAATATTTGATCTCTTGTGTGTGCCTGAGTTGTATATTTGtgtatttcaaaaaaattggaagtaacATTTTAGTCGTGGCTGTCTGGTATATACTGGTGTTGACCTCCTAGCTAATTGGGTTActttggaggtctgtctcccataATGTGGTCCCTTCTCTTTTCAGATGCTGGAGATGGTTATAATTTTCAGTTTTGCAGCTTAAGAGCTTGCTCCCTTCCCGTGTCCATGTTTCTGTGTTATATTCGTGAATTATGATGATGGCaggcaaaatattttaattcacTTCCCCAGTATTCTAGAGTTGTGCTCTAGAAGGAATCCTACCTAGGCAAGCTGGGTTTCTTAATTCCTTTCTAAAACATGTACCCTTATTTGTGAAGGGTGGACTATTCGGCCTCTGCTGATTACAACATTCATtatttctggcatgatatttttCTGTTATTGAGCTGTGGGCTTTGCGGTGTgtccttaacatttttttgtcAACATAAGCCTTCTAGAAGGCTTGGTGGTGAAAGTGATCCATACAGGTAGATGGGTTTTGTGTATTTCAGAACATGGGGTTTTACCGTTTTAGTGAGTCTTTGtccaatttttctgattttgtaACTAGCTCTATTGTTACCATTCTGACAGTGGCATAAATTGACTGTCTATTGTTAAAAATGTACCTCTCCTCCATCTATGCTTTGTTACTTCTAATTTTCTGTAGTTTTCTGGGAGCCTGATTCACACATTTTGGTTTCCTAGAGCTTATACATTTGCAAAACATTTGTTTGtcaattgatttttctttttgtttgtgcAGAAGTCCACTGAGCCTGATGAAGTTGAAGATTCTTTGCCGAGGCATTCATGTAAATCTGAAGGTACGATTTTCTGACTTTCTTTTTGATTTAACTTTTTTCCATTGGTAAAGAGTTGTTCATGTTCTTATGTTAGCTTTGGTTAGTCTTGGGTTTCTTTTGTGGGGGGTTTTTGCgggtttttctttgcttttgcttcttttttctgttttggtgtcctttttgtatactttctgtatgcttaggggcgccttatgcttttttgtaatattcctttgattacctatcaaaaaaaaataaaaaatgttacctttagatttacttattaaaaaaaaagttgttcaTGTTCCTAGTTACTTATATTGGTGATAGtaagtttttgatttttcacttCAATTTGTATGAAGATGGTAGTTGTTTATGTGCTTGGCGATTAAGTCTACTTTGAtattttgttgaaattataCCAAAATTCTGTTCTCAAGTCCTTTTACCTTTCTCAGCATTTGAAACTGAATATTTATCAAAGATAGGATTAAAAAGTCATATTTTTGGAAGTTTTATCATATAGATTTTTTCTCTGGACTTTATTTGGTTTGGTATGTAAAAGTATTGACTGAATGtacctcttcctattagcttaaacttttgagaaaagtggtgatttaacatagtatcggAGCTAAAGGTTCTAAGTTTGAACCTTGACTTCATTAATTTACcacccatttcaattaaatatttcacgtggtGGAGATGCTGGTGCGCTGCAAAGAGTGATTTTGTGGGCACTTGGAAAGTTGAATTACATCAATGTTCCCTTCTTTCATTGAgtgtttggtttgaaaaaaaactgCTGGACACTTTTAAGTGCTTTAAACTTCCTGTGATGAAGTTGAAGCTTAACTTTTGAGATCAGTCTTTGGCTGGATGGTTTCATTAAAACATTCTACTTTGTCCTCAATTCATGAGTTTTTGTTTATGCCACAATTTTAGGGCCTAGTTTCTTTTCCCTTCTTGTGTATCCATTGTATTTCTTGGTGTTACCTTGGGTGCTTCTGATTTTTACAATGTTTTTCTTGGTTTCTCATATGATTCAAATGACATTTGTTTGACAGGCAATTCACCTAGACCCTCAACTTGCAGCCTTCATGAAAGCGTTCAATTGGAGGAGGTTGCCATTCATGAGCACAAAGCGTCTGTGAATGGAGACCAAGGAAATCCAGTTTGTGCCACTGTAAATTCAGTAGTCTCTGATGTCATGTAAGCTTTGCAAATGGATCTCTTCTGATTTATACtatgtaaatttttttgctATATGGTCATTGTTTGAAGCTCTGGCAAGTGGCAAGCTACTCTTTTTGCTCTGTATTGCTAAAATGTTGTGATTTTAAACAAACTTCCtactttttttctcattcaTTTACTATAGGGTAACAGAAGCAGCATCTAGCTTTTACATCCACCCGTATATTCGCAAGAAATTGTTGCAGATGGAATTGGGAATGCTTTTAAAGAATCCAGTATATGAGTTTAATGGTAATGTCTCTTTTGTTCCTCTTCCAAGTTTTTTGGATAGTACTAATAGATGCTTTCCTTGGCAGGTTCAAGGGATAAAGAAATATCTAGATTGGAGGCTTCTTCCAGTGCTAGTGTTTGCTGTAATCACGAAAATCAACATTTGAAGTGCAGTAACATGATTTGTAAATCTGATGGACTAAATTTAGAACAATTGGTTAAGGCTAGGAAAATGGGAGTTTTAGAATTGTCTCCAGAAGATGAAGTGGAAGGAGAAATGATCTATTTTCAGCATAGGTTACTTGGCAACGCAGTTGCAAGAAAGCAGTTTACTGGTCTCTTCCTTGTTCTATCTTTTGGGATATTTTGGGCTTTTCATTATTCTTctacttttattaatttatttctgATGTATAACCATGATATGTAACTATAACTATTGCTTGTGAATGAACTGTCTTTGCagataatttaatttgtaacGTTGCTAAGAGTTTGCCACTGGAGATTGATGCAGCGCGGATGCAAAGATGGGATTCTGTGCTTGTTAACCAGTATCTTTGTGAGCttagagaagcaaaaaagcAGGGTAGGAAAGAGAGAAAGCATAAGGAAGCACAGGCTGTGCTGGCTGCTGCAACTGCTGCTGCTGCAGCATCCTCTAGGATTTCATCATTTAGGAAAGATGCTTTTGATGACTCGGCTCAACAGGAGGTTagtaatttatcattttctaaaatttcttttacCCATCATGTTGGAAGCAAATAATGTTTAGTCTTCTTGATATCCGTGATGACCATATCTTTTTTATCTCCTGTTCAGAGTTTGATGAATTTGAATACATCTATTGGGAGGTCTGG from Corylus avellana chromosome ca1, CavTom2PMs-1.0 encodes the following:
- the LOC132167898 gene encoding uncharacterized protein LOC132167898 isoform X2, producing MRRLWWWWALFVSSLMTGGRCHRRKKMMGRGADGGCGTEERSCPVSRVPAKIPPGAQPEIPEKQTSVDIDFYSQSRKALCERSPFDVADEASALSLPTLPSGLASFLSRSSDSRRRHKKSHSAHSGADKKSSRPSRGSNIWAETDEYFRDLRLCDIDALFEVSSPFSSLATWKCLLIPISENASRVKVGSCGIESVNEHDGNGSGNGNGNGVVKEEVKSEGEQSLESDSVGDEAKPQDEKGCSVSDSSGGLEWLLGTRNKISLTSERPSKKRKLLGGDAGLEKVLIGCPCEGNLSLCHFCCTGDMGKESHRLIVCSSCKVAVHRKCYGVQEDVDAAWLCDWCKQKSDINSNDSVRPCLLCPKQGGALKPVHKRDESGGSMEFAHLFCCHWMPEVYIEDLTKMEPIMNVGGIKETRRKLVCNICKVKCGACVRCSHGTCRTSFHPICAREAKFRMEVWGKHGCDNVELRAFCSKHSDVHDNSSSSRAGDPSVAVGGDFNVDNHLPMAASMNEAHKLIDCQNGDNIAVHLGTSDATDKSGDSELQEVGCSNFGLETRVMPECGGAQQLINVGELGRSNEDVNLSDSLNVALILKKMIDRGKVNVQDVALEIGISPDSLTATLADDCMVPDLRCKLLKWLRNHTYFSTLQKNLKVKANSAIMCKDEVGTTDESDVVAVSESDIPDPVAVKSVPPRRRTKSNVRILKDNKVICSSGEIFGDNGIVIDKVKVDQPGCEEPENSSKLSVPSATEKKSTEPDEVEDSLPRHSCKSEGNSPRPSTCSLHESVQLEEVAIHEHKASVNGDQGNPVCATVNSVVSDVMVTEAASSFYIHPYIRKKLLQMELGMLLKNPVYEFNGSRDKEISRLEASSSASVCCNHENQHLKCSNMICKSDGLNLEQLVKARKMGVLELSPEDEVEGEMIYFQHRLLGNAVARKQFTDNLICNVAKSLPLEIDAARMQRWDSVLVNQYLCELREAKKQGRKERKHKEAQAVLAAATAAAAASSRISSFRKDAFDDSAQQESLMNLNTSIGRSGTSSQLMPRAKETLSRVAAPRISLEKHSDFVHSISDLSKEHPRSCDVCRRSETMLNPILVCSSCKVAVHLGCYRSVKESTGPWYCELCEELLSSRSSGAPTVNAWEKHFFVVECGLCRGTTGAFRKSSSGEWVHAFCAEWVFESTFRRGQVNPVEGVETVLKEADVCYICRRKHGVCIKCSYGHCQVTFHPTCARSTGLYMNIKNFGGKLQHKAYCEKHSLEQRAKAETEEHGIEEFKRIKQIRVELERLRLICERIIRREKKKLVLNQLQHPSKGTPMVINHAVMQSKDQTT
- the LOC132167898 gene encoding uncharacterized protein LOC132167898 isoform X3 translates to MRRLWWWWALFVSSLMTGGRCHRRKKMMGRGADGGCGTEERSCPVSRVPAKIPPGAQPEIPEKQTSVDIDFYSQSRKALCERSPFDVADEASALSLPTLPSGLASFLSRSSDSRRRHKKSHSAHSGADKKSSRPSRGSNIWAETDEYFRDLRLCDIDALFEVSSPFSSLATWKCLLIPISENASRVKVGSCGIESVNEHDGNGSGNGNGNGVVKEEVKSEGEQSLESDSVGDEAKPQDEKGCSVSDSSGGLEWLLGTRNKISLTSERPSKKRKLLGGDAGLEKVLIGCPCEGNLSLCHFCCTGDMGKESHRLIVCSSCKVAVHRKCYGVQEDVDAAWLCDWCKQKSDINSNDSVRPCLLCPKQGGALKPVHKRDESGGSMEFAHLFCCHWMPEVYIEDLTKMEPIMNVGGIKETRRKLVCNICKVKCGACVRCSHGTCRTSFHPICAREAKFRMEVWGKHGCDNVELRAFCSKHSDVHDNSSSSRAGDPSVAVGGDFNVDNHLPMAASMNEAHKLIDCQNGDNIAVHLGTSDATDKSGDSELQEVGCSNFGLETRVMPECGGAQQLINVGELGRSNEDVNLSDSLNVALILKKMIDRGKVNVQDVALEIGISPDSLTATLADDCMVPDLRCKLLKWLRNHTYFSTLQKNLKVKANSAIMCKDEVGTTDESDVVAVSESDIPDPVAVKSVPPRRRTKSNVRILKDNKVICSSGEIFGDNGIVIDKVKVDQPGCEEPENSSKLSVPSATEKKSTEPDEVEDSLPRHSCKSEGNSPRPSTCSLHESVQLEEVAIHEHKASVNGDQGNPVCATVNSVVSDVMVTEAASSFYIHPYIRKKLLQMELGMLLKNPVYEFNGSRDKEISRLEASSSASVCCNHENQHLKCSNMICKSDGLNLEQLVKARKMGVLELSPEDEVEGEMIYFQHRLLGNAVARKQFTDNLICNVAKSLPLEIDAARMQRWDSVLVNQYLCELREAKKQGRKERKHKEAQAVLAAATAAAAASSRISSFRKDAFDDSAQQESLMNLNTSIGRSGTSSQLMPRAKETLSRVAAPRISLEKHSDFVHSISDLSKEHPRSCDVCRRSETMLNPILVCSSCKVAVHLGCYRSVKESTGPWYCELCEELLSSRSSGAPTVNAWEKHFFVVECGLCRGTTGAFRKSSSGEWVHAFCAEWVFESTFRRGQVNPVEGVIRCGTHALC